One Microbacterium sp. No. 7 genomic window carries:
- a CDS encoding TetR/AcrR family transcriptional regulator gives MGDEAPQSALRAVVSAALDLFAAQGFEATSVEQIAQAAGVSRSTFFRQFGGKDDVVFADHEVVLETLRQHLAQRHANPWAAVCESSMIVYRHFAAEPELARRRYAIVRAVPALRDREIVTVFRYERLFHDYLRTALPSVDPAHSIAFAASVTAVHNHVFRQQLRGPRRVPISVLSNALDDLMRRFGVHDDPTPPADDDVVVAVFPRRMPPAEIARRLTAQLD, from the coding sequence ATGGGTGATGAAGCTCCGCAGTCCGCCTTGCGCGCCGTCGTCTCGGCGGCGCTCGACCTGTTCGCCGCGCAGGGGTTCGAGGCGACCTCCGTCGAGCAGATCGCCCAGGCCGCGGGCGTCTCGCGGTCGACGTTCTTCCGCCAGTTCGGCGGCAAGGACGACGTCGTCTTCGCCGACCACGAGGTCGTGCTCGAGACGCTGCGCCAGCATCTCGCACAGCGGCACGCGAACCCCTGGGCCGCCGTGTGCGAGTCGTCGATGATCGTGTACCGGCACTTCGCCGCCGAGCCGGAGCTGGCCCGGCGCCGCTACGCGATCGTGCGCGCGGTGCCGGCGCTGCGCGACCGCGAGATCGTCACCGTCTTCCGCTACGAGCGGCTCTTCCACGACTATCTGCGCACGGCGCTGCCGAGCGTCGATCCCGCCCATTCGATCGCGTTCGCCGCATCGGTCACGGCGGTGCACAACCACGTGTTCCGTCAGCAGCTGCGCGGCCCCCGGCGCGTGCCGATCTCGGTGCTGAGCAACGCCCTCGACGACCTCATGCGGCGCTTCGGCGTGCACGACGACCCCACGCCGCCCGCGGACGACGACGTCGTGGTGGCGGTCTTCCCCCGCCGCATGCCCCCCGCCGAGATCGCCCGCCGCCTCACGGCCCAACTCGACTGA
- the sucC gene encoding ADP-forming succinate--CoA ligase subunit beta codes for MDLYEYQARDLFEKYEVPVLAGIVADTPEEAKAAAEKIGGVVVVKAQVKTGGRGKAGGVKVAKNADEAYEAAKAILGLDIKGHVVKRVMVAAGARIAREFYFSVLLDRANRSYLSLCSVEGGMEIEQLAVEKPEALARVEVDPITGIDAAKALEIAKAANFDDELAPKVADVFVKLFEVYKGEDATLVEVNPLVQTEEGDIIALDGKVSLDENASEIRHPDHEELEDKAAADPLEAKAKAQGLNYVKLDGEVGIIGNGAGLVMSTLDVVAYAGENHGGVKPANFLDIGGGASAEVMAAGLDVILGDPQVKSVFVNVFGGITACDAVANGIKGALETLGATASKPLVVRLDGNNVDEGRAILNEYAHPLVTLAATMDEGADKAAELAHA; via the coding sequence GTGGATCTGTACGAGTACCAGGCACGAGACCTGTTCGAGAAGTACGAGGTGCCGGTTCTCGCCGGCATCGTCGCCGACACCCCCGAAGAAGCAAAGGCCGCCGCCGAGAAGATCGGCGGCGTTGTCGTCGTCAAGGCCCAGGTCAAGACCGGAGGCCGCGGCAAGGCCGGCGGCGTCAAGGTCGCGAAGAACGCCGACGAGGCCTACGAGGCCGCGAAGGCGATCCTGGGCCTCGACATCAAGGGCCACGTCGTCAAGCGCGTCATGGTCGCCGCGGGCGCCCGCATCGCGCGCGAGTTCTACTTCTCGGTGCTGCTCGACCGCGCCAACCGCTCGTACCTCTCGCTGTGCTCGGTCGAGGGCGGCATGGAGATCGAGCAGCTCGCGGTCGAGAAGCCGGAGGCGCTCGCCCGCGTGGAGGTCGATCCGATCACGGGCATCGACGCCGCCAAGGCGCTGGAGATCGCCAAGGCCGCGAACTTCGACGACGAGCTGGCGCCCAAGGTCGCCGACGTGTTCGTCAAGCTCTTCGAGGTCTACAAGGGCGAGGACGCGACGCTCGTCGAGGTCAACCCGCTCGTGCAGACGGAGGAGGGCGACATCATCGCCCTCGACGGCAAGGTCAGCCTCGACGAGAACGCGTCGGAGATCCGTCACCCCGACCACGAGGAGCTCGAGGACAAGGCCGCGGCCGACCCGCTCGAGGCCAAGGCCAAGGCGCAGGGCCTCAACTACGTCAAGCTCGACGGTGAGGTCGGCATCATCGGCAACGGCGCGGGCCTCGTGATGTCGACGCTCGACGTCGTCGCCTACGCGGGCGAGAACCACGGCGGCGTCAAGCCCGCCAACTTCCTCGACATCGGCGGCGGCGCGTCGGCCGAGGTCATGGCCGCCGGCCTCGACGTGATCCTCGGCGACCCGCAGGTCAAGAGCGTCTTCGTCAACGTGTTCGGCGGCATCACCGCGTGCGACGCGGTCGCCAACGGCATCAAGGGCGCCCTCGAGACGCTCGGCGCCACGGCATCCAAGCCCCTCGTCGTGCGCCTCGACGGCAACAACGTCGACGAGGGCCGCGCCATCCTCAACGAGTACGCCCACCCGCTCGTCACGCTCGCCGCGACGATGGACGAGGGCGCCGACAAGGCCGCCGAGCTGGCTCACGCCTGA
- the sucD gene encoding succinate--CoA ligase subunit alpha, whose translation MSIFLNKDSKVIVQGITGGEGTKHTARMLKAGTQIVGGVNARKAGTTVTHEAKDGSTVEIPVFGSVAEAIAATGADVSIAFVPGAFTKAAMIEAIDAEIPLLVVITEGVPVLDSAEAWAYAKSKGNKTRIIGPNCPGIITPDESLVGITPANITGKGPIGLVSKSGTLTYQMMFELRDLGFSTAIGIGGDPIIGTTHIDALAAFEADPETKAIVMIGEIGGDAEERAADFIKANVTKPVVGYVAGFTAPEGKTMGHAGAIVSGSAGTAQAKKEALEAAGVKVGKTPSETAALMREIVESL comes from the coding sequence ATGTCGATCTTCCTCAACAAGGACTCCAAGGTCATCGTCCAGGGCATCACGGGCGGCGAGGGCACCAAGCACACCGCGCGCATGCTCAAGGCGGGCACCCAGATCGTCGGCGGCGTGAACGCGCGCAAGGCCGGCACCACCGTCACGCACGAGGCGAAGGACGGCAGCACCGTCGAGATCCCCGTGTTCGGCTCGGTCGCCGAGGCGATCGCCGCGACGGGCGCCGACGTGTCGATCGCGTTCGTGCCGGGCGCCTTCACGAAGGCCGCGATGATCGAGGCCATCGACGCCGAGATCCCGCTGCTCGTCGTCATCACCGAGGGCGTTCCCGTGCTCGACTCGGCCGAGGCCTGGGCCTACGCCAAGAGCAAGGGCAACAAGACGCGCATCATCGGGCCGAACTGCCCCGGCATCATCACGCCCGACGAGTCGCTCGTCGGCATCACCCCCGCGAACATCACGGGCAAGGGCCCGATCGGCCTCGTGTCGAAGTCGGGCACCCTGACCTACCAGATGATGTTCGAGCTGCGCGACCTGGGCTTCTCGACCGCCATCGGCATCGGCGGCGACCCGATCATCGGCACGACGCACATCGACGCGCTCGCCGCGTTCGAGGCCGACCCCGAGACCAAGGCGATCGTCATGATCGGCGAGATCGGCGGCGACGCCGAGGAGCGTGCCGCCGACTTCATCAAGGCGAACGTCACGAAGCCCGTCGTGGGCTACGTCGCGGGCTTCACCGCGCCCGAGGGCAAGACGATGGGCCACGCCGGCGCGATCGTCTCGGGCTCGGCCGGCACGGCGCAGGCCAAGAAGGAGGCCCTCGAGGCCGCGGGCGTCAAGGTCGGCAAGACCCCCAGCGAGACCGCCGCGCTCATGCGCGAGATCGTCGAGAGCCTCTGA
- a CDS encoding siderophore-interacting protein: MTDKPLHERAAVRSEDHDRDLHRVHGRVREIVEVSPELVRLVLQIPGLADDPAWERPNVAIRLTVPGADVEVSRVYTVRACDTAAGTIEVDVVRHGVSSPMMRLLDGVRLGDGIPLVGPRPHFVFPEARGRELALFLDATAIPALYALLRQAPEGLHGRGWVATSDETAFAELPTVPGLALERVEPGSGFETQLRGFASADVVVWGAGERDEMRAVRSHFRGTLGCAKDDVAVFGYWKRGTSNTDIDLARLTAYEALLADGGTVTEIDDLALPI; this comes from the coding sequence ATGACCGACAAGCCCCTGCACGAGCGCGCCGCCGTGCGTTCCGAGGACCACGACCGCGACCTGCACCGCGTGCACGGACGCGTGCGAGAGATCGTCGAGGTGAGCCCCGAGCTCGTGCGGCTCGTGCTGCAGATCCCCGGCCTCGCCGACGACCCCGCCTGGGAGCGGCCGAACGTCGCGATCCGCCTGACCGTGCCCGGCGCCGACGTCGAGGTGTCGCGCGTGTACACGGTGCGGGCGTGCGACACCGCCGCCGGCACGATCGAGGTCGACGTCGTGCGGCACGGCGTGTCGAGCCCCATGATGCGGCTGCTCGACGGCGTGCGCCTCGGCGACGGCATCCCGCTCGTCGGGCCGCGCCCGCACTTCGTCTTCCCCGAGGCGCGCGGCCGTGAGCTGGCGCTCTTCCTCGACGCGACCGCGATCCCGGCGCTCTACGCGCTGCTGCGGCAGGCGCCCGAGGGGCTGCACGGACGCGGCTGGGTCGCGACCTCCGACGAGACGGCGTTCGCCGAGCTGCCCACCGTGCCCGGCCTCGCCCTGGAGCGCGTCGAGCCGGGCAGCGGGTTCGAGACGCAGCTGCGCGGCTTCGCGAGCGCCGACGTCGTCGTGTGGGGCGCGGGCGAGCGCGACGAGATGCGCGCCGTGCGCTCGCACTTCCGCGGCACGCTCGGCTGCGCGAAGGACGACGTCGCGGTCTTCGGCTACTGGAAGCGCGGCACGAGCAACACCGACATCGACCTCGCCCGCCTCACCGCCTACGAGGCGCTGCTCGCCGACGGCGGCACCGTCACCGAGATCGACGACCTCGCCCTCCCGATCTGA
- a CDS encoding ABC transporter ATP-binding protein, translated as MEPSALETRDLRLGYAARTIVDGLSLTIPPGGFTVIVGPNGCGKSTLLRALGRMIAPRAGSVHLDGTDLATMRTKQIARRIALLPQSPLTPGAITVGDLVARGRNPHQSLLRQWSREDERVVEEALREVALHGDADRLVEELSGGQRQRAWIAMTLAQQTPVLLLDEPTTYLDVAHQVDVLDLCSRLHAAGRTLVAVLHDLNLAARYASHVVAMRDGAVVAQGTPHEVFTREIIRRVFDLDALVLSDPENGRPLIVPRDLRAAAGGAAGGAAASGRATATSGAAHPVPAGAPEAATTASAPDFPTSTPETPTEENP; from the coding sequence ATGGAACCTTCCGCCCTGGAGACGCGCGACCTGCGCCTGGGATACGCCGCGCGCACGATCGTCGACGGCCTGAGCCTGACGATCCCGCCCGGCGGCTTCACCGTGATCGTCGGCCCGAACGGATGCGGCAAGTCGACCCTGCTGCGCGCCCTCGGCCGCATGATCGCGCCCCGCGCGGGATCGGTGCACCTCGACGGCACCGACCTCGCGACGATGCGCACGAAGCAGATCGCCCGCCGCATCGCATTGCTCCCCCAGTCGCCGCTGACGCCGGGCGCGATCACGGTCGGCGATCTCGTCGCCCGCGGCCGCAACCCGCATCAGAGCCTGCTGCGACAGTGGTCGCGCGAGGACGAGCGCGTCGTGGAGGAGGCGCTGCGCGAGGTGGCGCTGCACGGCGACGCCGACCGCCTGGTGGAGGAGCTCAGCGGCGGGCAGCGCCAGCGCGCCTGGATCGCGATGACCCTCGCCCAGCAGACGCCCGTGCTGCTGCTCGACGAGCCGACGACCTATCTCGACGTCGCCCACCAGGTCGACGTGCTCGACCTGTGCTCACGGCTGCACGCCGCCGGACGCACGCTCGTGGCCGTGCTGCACGACCTCAACCTCGCCGCCCGCTACGCGTCGCACGTCGTCGCGATGCGGGACGGCGCCGTCGTCGCCCAGGGCACCCCGCACGAGGTGTTCACGCGCGAGATCATCCGCCGCGTGTTCGACCTCGACGCGCTCGTGCTGAGCGACCCCGAGAACGGCCGGCCGCTGATCGTGCCGCGCGACCTGCGGGCGGCGGCGGGCGGCGCGGCCGGCGGCGCCGCGGCGTCCGGCCGTGCGACCGCGACGTCCGGAGCTGCACACCCGGTGCCCGCTGGAGCGCCCGAGGCTGCGACCACGGCATCCGCCCCTGATTTCCCGACATCCACCCCCGAGACCCCGACCGAGGAGAACCCATGA
- a CDS encoding FecCD family ABC transporter permease: MSAPPSGIRVLPGVRVLRLGSWSFRVPRRPARTAALLAVLIVAVVLVSLCVGTILLSPADLLGTLTGDASAATIRSVWGRRMPRALTALLVGASLGMSGAVFQSLSRNPLGSPDIIGFTSGAATGAVAHIVLFGGGMWGTAVSAVVGGLVTAAVVYLLARRDGVSGGIRLVLVGIGIGAGASALTSLLMVRAALDDATLAQLWSSGSLTGRGWPHVWTMLAALVVLVPLLAVLVRDVSFLEMGDEAAQGIGVHAERVRFLAMFLAVVAAAVAVAAAGPIAFVAFAAPHIARRIAPATGVQLGVSALVGALVLLLADLLAENLDVGLRTPVGLVTSLLGGLYLLWLLARRI; the protein is encoded by the coding sequence GTGAGCGCGCCGCCGTCCGGCATCCGCGTGCTGCCCGGCGTCCGCGTGCTGCGGCTCGGGTCGTGGTCGTTCCGCGTGCCGCGGCGGCCGGCGCGCACCGCCGCGCTGCTCGCCGTCCTGATCGTCGCGGTCGTGCTCGTGTCGCTCTGCGTGGGCACGATCCTGCTGAGCCCCGCCGACCTGCTCGGCACCCTCACGGGCGACGCCTCCGCGGCGACGATACGCTCCGTGTGGGGCCGGCGGATGCCGCGGGCCCTCACCGCGCTGCTCGTGGGCGCGAGCCTGGGCATGAGCGGCGCCGTCTTCCAGTCGCTCTCGCGCAATCCGCTCGGATCCCCCGACATCATCGGCTTCACATCGGGCGCCGCGACCGGCGCCGTCGCGCACATCGTGCTGTTCGGCGGCGGGATGTGGGGGACGGCCGTGTCGGCGGTCGTCGGCGGGCTCGTGACCGCCGCCGTCGTCTACCTGCTCGCCCGGCGCGACGGCGTGAGCGGCGGCATCCGCCTCGTGCTCGTCGGCATCGGCATCGGCGCCGGGGCGAGCGCGCTCACGTCGCTGCTCATGGTGCGCGCCGCGCTCGACGACGCGACGCTCGCCCAGCTGTGGTCGTCGGGCTCGCTCACGGGCCGCGGCTGGCCGCACGTGTGGACGATGCTCGCGGCGCTCGTCGTGCTCGTGCCCCTGCTGGCGGTGCTCGTGCGCGACGTGTCGTTCCTGGAGATGGGCGACGAGGCCGCGCAGGGCATCGGCGTGCACGCCGAGCGCGTCCGCTTCCTCGCGATGTTCCTCGCCGTCGTCGCCGCGGCGGTCGCGGTGGCCGCCGCCGGGCCCATCGCGTTCGTCGCCTTCGCGGCTCCGCACATCGCGCGCCGCATCGCACCCGCCACCGGCGTGCAGCTGGGCGTCTCCGCGCTCGTCGGGGCGCTCGTCCTGCTGCTGGCCGACCTGCTCGCCGAGAACCTCGACGTGGGACTGCGCACGCCCGTCGGGCTCGTCACGAGCCTGCTCGGCGGCCTGTACCTGCTGTGGCTGCTCGCGCGCCGCATCTGA
- a CDS encoding FecCD family ABC transporter permease: MSATRTAPAGRDDTAAVRPAPGRRALLLMAAAAVVTVVAAVVGLGVGSHPVPVATVVEALLAFDPSQNDHLVIVASRLPRIVLGVIVGAALGLAGALMQSLTRNPLADPGILGVNAGASLLVVIGIAVFGVSSVHGYIWFAFAGAALTAVLVYALGSAHRSAATPVRIALAGTAVAIAIGAVTQMVLISHETAFQYFRYWSVGSLQGRGLDVILAVLPFVGAGVLVALLLAPSLDVIALGDEAARSLGTHVGAVRGATAVAVVLLAGGATAAAGPIGFIGLAAAHIVRRVTGNAHRWLLPCSVVVGAGLLVAADAAGRALVAPADLQSGIAAALLGSPLFVALVRSRKVASL, from the coding sequence ATGAGCGCGACGCGCACGGCGCCCGCGGGGCGGGACGACACCGCCGCGGTGCGTCCCGCCCCCGGGCGTCGTGCCCTGCTGCTCATGGCGGCCGCCGCCGTCGTCACGGTCGTCGCGGCCGTCGTCGGCCTCGGCGTGGGATCGCATCCGGTGCCGGTCGCGACCGTCGTCGAGGCGCTCCTCGCGTTCGACCCGTCGCAGAACGACCACCTCGTGATCGTCGCGTCGCGCCTGCCGCGCATCGTGCTCGGCGTGATCGTGGGCGCGGCGCTCGGCCTCGCGGGCGCCCTCATGCAGTCGCTCACCCGCAACCCGCTCGCCGATCCCGGCATCCTCGGCGTGAACGCGGGCGCATCGCTGCTCGTCGTCATCGGCATCGCCGTGTTCGGCGTCTCGTCGGTGCACGGCTACATCTGGTTCGCGTTCGCGGGCGCCGCCCTGACCGCCGTGCTCGTGTACGCGCTCGGCTCCGCGCACCGCAGCGCCGCGACGCCCGTGCGCATCGCCCTCGCCGGCACCGCCGTGGCGATCGCGATCGGCGCCGTCACGCAGATGGTCCTGATCAGCCACGAGACGGCGTTCCAGTACTTCCGCTACTGGTCGGTGGGCTCGCTGCAGGGGCGGGGCCTCGACGTCATCCTGGCCGTGCTGCCGTTCGTCGGCGCCGGCGTGCTGGTCGCCCTGCTGCTCGCCCCCTCGCTCGACGTGATCGCGCTGGGCGACGAGGCCGCCCGCTCGCTCGGCACCCACGTGGGCGCCGTGCGGGGCGCGACCGCGGTCGCCGTCGTGCTGCTCGCCGGCGGCGCGACGGCCGCGGCGGGACCCATCGGCTTCATCGGCCTCGCCGCGGCGCACATCGTGCGGCGCGTGACCGGCAACGCGCACCGCTGGCTGCTGCCCTGCTCCGTCGTCGTCGGCGCGGGGCTCCTCGTCGCCGCCGACGCGGCCGGCCGCGCGCTCGTCGCGCCCGCCGACCTGCAGAGCGGCATCGCCGCCGCGCTGCTCGGCAGCCCGCTGTTCGTCGCGCTGGTGCGCTCCCGCAAGGTGGCGTCGCTGTGA
- the fepB gene encoding Fe2+-enterobactin ABC transporter substrate-binding protein: MRSRLLSAAAVTVATLSALALAGCAADAPASSDAPGAADESAAAPADGAWPRTITHAAGETEIPAEPVRIVSTSPSITGSLLAIEAPLAASAAAMVTPLTDDEGFFTQWASVAHERGVEVLYADLQLDLDAIDLFEPDLIIGSVNGADATLEAYEQLSEIAPTVLLDYGTVTWQELTAELGGITGLEEQAAATIAEYDAWVAEKAESIALPEQPVTAGVYLGADGLWAFGETSPQAQLLTALGFAYEPAAAELSSQQAGANGVDVISSENLAGAFDATQTMFLVAMGGGDPVAAFTADPLVANLPAVAAGRVHSLGTEAFRLDYYSARNTVELIAETFAG, encoded by the coding sequence ATGCGTTCACGCCTGCTCTCCGCCGCCGCCGTCACGGTCGCGACGCTGTCCGCCCTCGCCCTCGCGGGCTGCGCCGCCGACGCCCCCGCCTCGTCCGACGCCCCCGGGGCGGCCGACGAGTCCGCCGCGGCCCCGGCCGACGGGGCCTGGCCCCGCACGATCACGCACGCCGCCGGCGAGACCGAGATCCCCGCCGAGCCCGTGCGCATCGTCTCGACCTCGCCCTCGATCACGGGCAGCCTGCTCGCGATCGAGGCGCCGCTCGCGGCGAGCGCCGCGGCGATGGTGACCCCGCTCACCGACGACGAGGGCTTCTTCACGCAGTGGGCGTCCGTCGCGCACGAGCGCGGCGTCGAGGTGCTCTACGCCGACCTGCAGCTCGATCTCGACGCGATCGACCTGTTCGAGCCCGACCTCATCATCGGCTCGGTCAACGGCGCCGACGCCACCCTGGAAGCCTACGAGCAGCTCAGCGAGATCGCCCCCACGGTGCTGCTCGACTACGGCACCGTGACGTGGCAGGAGCTGACGGCCGAGCTCGGCGGCATCACGGGCCTCGAGGAGCAGGCGGCCGCGACGATCGCCGAGTACGACGCGTGGGTCGCCGAGAAGGCCGAGTCCATCGCCCTGCCCGAGCAGCCGGTCACCGCGGGCGTCTACCTCGGTGCCGACGGCCTGTGGGCCTTCGGCGAGACGAGCCCGCAGGCGCAGCTGCTCACGGCGCTCGGCTTCGCCTACGAGCCGGCCGCGGCCGAGCTGAGCTCGCAGCAGGCGGGGGCGAACGGCGTCGACGTGATCAGCTCCGAGAACCTCGCGGGCGCGTTCGACGCGACGCAGACGATGTTCCTCGTCGCGATGGGCGGCGGCGATCCCGTCGCGGCGTTCACGGCCGACCCGCTCGTCGCCAACCTGCCGGCCGTCGCCGCGGGCCGCGTGCACTCCCTGGGCACCGAGGCGTTCCGTCTCGACTACTACAGCGCCCGCAACACCGTCGAGCTGATCGCGGAGACCTTCGCGGGATGA
- a CDS encoding helix-turn-helix domain-containing protein has translation MLYWALRGGARIDVDGCPFAVSEGTALWVPGGRRVTTRLGGADVVVPVPGLEVGECAQPVLVEVPATWRPWLLHAFGEALGHLDAGAGRSVVQRALDAVAPASHGIPAAPPPVSDDLTELARAIAAAPAVPVSELARRRLAGWSPRTLQRRFLAETGLTPEEWARRERIAAAARLLADGHDLEPVAHAVGFATVSGFSRLFRQLTGVSPGRWRAHATEAPAALRLGDAPPPPLPAQRTWPRANGSHVAVWVLRGHAIVTVGGQELDVPEGGAVVLPAGVPNDVRMPEGALMLPVGFRSGRELAAGTPTAAARIAPGEEDDLVQAMVAAYTNVRPPGLSPYTGFDLVHARSARHEATRDDAVLATLASGFAAAAADLTLAACAGRLGLSQRELSRIVNDRTGMTFAQWGRMLRASRARARLHGGEAASVVSRALGYAHLPAFSRAFREVHGRSPQGIALAPGGAGEVGRWHRTVVEQLVRPPDGDAGEAAGRQRPASSRSARS, from the coding sequence GTGCTGTACTGGGCCCTGCGCGGCGGCGCCCGCATCGACGTCGACGGATGCCCGTTCGCGGTCTCCGAGGGCACGGCGCTGTGGGTCCCCGGCGGGCGGCGGGTGACGACGCGGCTCGGCGGCGCCGACGTGGTCGTTCCCGTGCCCGGCCTCGAGGTCGGCGAGTGCGCGCAGCCCGTGCTCGTCGAGGTGCCGGCGACGTGGCGGCCGTGGCTTCTGCACGCCTTCGGCGAGGCCCTCGGCCACCTCGACGCCGGCGCGGGACGGAGTGTCGTGCAGCGTGCGCTCGACGCCGTCGCGCCCGCGTCGCACGGCATCCCCGCGGCCCCGCCGCCGGTCTCCGACGACCTCACCGAGCTGGCCCGTGCGATCGCGGCGGCCCCCGCCGTGCCGGTGTCGGAGCTCGCGCGGCGACGGCTCGCCGGCTGGAGCCCGCGCACGCTGCAGCGCCGCTTCCTCGCCGAGACGGGGCTGACCCCGGAGGAGTGGGCGCGGCGCGAGCGCATCGCCGCCGCGGCGCGGCTCCTCGCCGACGGCCACGACCTCGAGCCCGTCGCGCACGCCGTCGGCTTCGCGACGGTCAGCGGCTTCTCGCGGCTCTTCCGTCAGCTCACGGGCGTCAGCCCCGGCCGCTGGCGCGCGCACGCGACCGAGGCGCCCGCGGCGCTGCGCCTCGGCGACGCGCCGCCGCCCCCGCTGCCCGCGCAGCGCACGTGGCCGCGCGCGAACGGGTCGCACGTGGCGGTGTGGGTGCTGCGCGGCCACGCCATCGTGACGGTCGGAGGACAGGAGCTCGACGTGCCCGAGGGCGGCGCCGTCGTGCTGCCCGCCGGCGTGCCCAACGACGTCCGCATGCCGGAGGGCGCGCTCATGCTGCCCGTGGGCTTCCGCTCCGGGCGCGAGCTCGCGGCCGGCACGCCGACCGCGGCGGCGCGCATCGCCCCCGGCGAGGAGGACGACCTCGTGCAGGCCATGGTCGCCGCCTACACGAACGTGCGCCCGCCGGGCCTGTCGCCGTACACGGGCTTCGACCTCGTGCACGCGCGCTCGGCCCGGCACGAGGCCACGCGCGACGACGCCGTGCTCGCGACGCTCGCCAGCGGGTTCGCCGCGGCGGCCGCCGACCTGACGCTCGCGGCGTGCGCCGGGCGGCTCGGCCTCTCGCAGCGCGAGCTCAGCCGCATCGTGAACGACCGCACGGGCATGACCTTCGCACAGTGGGGCAGGATGCTGCGGGCATCGCGCGCCCGCGCGCGGCTGCACGGGGGCGAGGCGGCATCCGTCGTCTCCCGCGCGCTCGGCTACGCGCACCTGCCCGCGTTCTCGCGCGCCTTCCGCGAGGTGCACGGCCGGAGCCCGCAGGGCATCGCGCTCGCTCCGGGCGGCGCCGGCGAGGTCGGCCGCTGGCATCGCACGGTCGTCGAGCAGCTCGTCCGCCCGCCCGACGGCGACGCCGGCGAGGCGGCCGGCCGTCAGAGGCCGGCGAGCTCGCGGAGCGCGCGGTCGTAG
- a CDS encoding NCS2 family permease — MNAQTQAPAARGAIDRYFEITARGSSVGGEIRGGVVTFVTMAYIVILNPIILSGTPDIEGTELSFGAVGAATALAAGVMTILFGLVSRLPFAFATGLGINAFVAFSVVGEVTWAEAMALVVINGLVIVLLAATGLRKLIFDAVPVQLKLAITVAIGLFIAFIGFVNSGLVTATGAASPPVGLGQGGSIATVPTVMFVITLLLTGVLVARRVKGGMLIGLVAGTVLSVVAEAIWHLGSAVDSPGGWGLTIPALSGSPVSVPDLSLIGAVDFGFDLGRVSVVTLVMLVFTLVFSNFFDAMGTMTGLAKEAGLADEKGDFPRIRSALVVEGVGAVVGGATSSSSSTVFIESGSGIGEGARTGLANLVTGVLFLLAMFFTPLTSIVPTEVAAAALVIVGAMMLAQISHIDLTDFRVLLPVFLTATVMPMTYSIANGIGAGFISWVVVHALSGRVRAISPLLWIVAAGFVVYFARGPIEALLGA, encoded by the coding sequence GTGAACGCACAGACCCAGGCCCCTGCCGCGCGCGGCGCGATCGACCGCTACTTCGAGATCACGGCGCGCGGCTCGTCGGTCGGCGGCGAGATCCGGGGCGGCGTCGTCACCTTCGTGACGATGGCGTACATCGTCATCCTCAACCCGATCATCCTCTCGGGGACCCCCGACATCGAGGGCACGGAGCTGTCGTTCGGCGCCGTGGGCGCGGCGACGGCGCTCGCCGCGGGCGTCATGACGATCCTGTTCGGCCTCGTGTCGCGGTTGCCGTTCGCGTTCGCGACGGGCCTCGGCATCAACGCGTTCGTCGCCTTCAGCGTCGTCGGCGAGGTCACGTGGGCCGAGGCGATGGCGCTCGTCGTGATCAACGGCCTGGTCATCGTGCTGCTCGCCGCGACCGGCCTGCGCAAGCTGATCTTCGACGCCGTGCCCGTGCAGCTCAAGCTCGCGATCACGGTCGCGATCGGCCTGTTCATCGCGTTCATCGGCTTCGTCAACTCGGGGCTCGTGACGGCCACGGGCGCGGCGTCGCCGCCGGTGGGCCTCGGCCAGGGCGGCTCGATCGCGACGGTCCCCACGGTCATGTTCGTGATCACGCTGCTGCTCACGGGCGTGCTCGTGGCGCGCCGCGTGAAGGGCGGCATGCTCATCGGCCTCGTCGCGGGCACGGTGCTCTCGGTCGTCGCCGAGGCGATCTGGCACCTGGGCTCGGCGGTCGACTCCCCCGGCGGCTGGGGCCTGACGATCCCCGCCCTGTCGGGGTCGCCCGTGAGCGTTCCCGACCTGAGCCTCATCGGCGCGGTCGACTTCGGCTTCGACCTCGGCAGGGTCAGCGTCGTGACGCTCGTCATGCTCGTGTTCACCCTCGTGTTCTCGAACTTCTTCGACGCGATGGGCACGATGACGGGGCTCGCGAAGGAGGCGGGACTCGCCGACGAGAAGGGCGACTTCCCCCGCATCCGCTCCGCGCTCGTCGTCGAGGGCGTCGGCGCGGTAGTCGGCGGGGCGACCTCGTCGTCGTCGAGCACCGTGTTCATCGAGTCGGGCTCGGGCATCGGCGAGGGCGCGCGCACGGGCCTCGCGAACCTCGTGACGGGCGTGCTGTTCCTGCTCGCGATGTTCTTCACGCCGCTCACCTCGATCGTGCCGACCGAGGTGGCCGCGGCGGCGCTCGTGATCGTCGGCGCCATGATGCTCGCGCAGATCTCGCACATCGACCTCACCGACTTCCGCGTGCTGCTGCCGGTGTTCCTCACCGCGACGGTCATGCCGATGACCTACTCGATCGCGAACGGCATCGGCGCGGGCTTCATCAGCTGGGTCGTCGTGCACGCCCTCTCGGGCCGCGTCCGCGCGATCAGCCCCCTGCTCTGGATCGTCGCCGCCGGCTTCGTCGTGTACTTCGCCCGCGGTCCCATCGAGGCCCTCCTCGGCGCCTGA